One Thermococcus sp. DNA segment encodes these proteins:
- the pfdA gene encoding prefoldin subunit alpha has protein sequence MAERNEQLERLAYEYQLLRAQTQLLAQNLDLLTMGRNEFQAVKETLEGLKKTEDERPEVLVPIGAGSFLRGVLIDKNNAIVSVGAGYAIEKNLDDAVTYLDARIKEYDEAIAKTQEALRKLEGQLGELAQKAQELQQRQAMGFSVKK, from the coding sequence ATGGCCGAGAGAAATGAACAGCTTGAGAGGCTCGCTTACGAGTACCAGCTCCTCCGGGCCCAGACGCAGCTCCTGGCCCAGAACCTTGACCTGCTCACGATGGGCAGAAACGAGTTCCAGGCTGTGAAGGAGACCCTTGAGGGACTCAAAAAGACCGAGGATGAACGACCAGAGGTCCTCGTCCCCATAGGCGCCGGTTCATTCCTGCGGGGGGTCTTGATAGACAAGAACAACGCGATAGTCAGCGTTGGCGCCGGCTACGCCATCGAGAAGAACCTCGACGATGCGGTAACGTATCTGGACGCGCGCATAAAGGAATACGATGAAGCAATAGCCAAGACCCAGGAGGCACTCAGAAAGCTCGAAGGACAGCTGGGAGAGCTCGCCCAGAAGGCTCAGGAGCTTCAACAGAGGCAGGCGATGGGCTTCAGTGTGAAGAAATGA
- a CDS encoding ATP-binding protein, with protein MQLAIASGKGGVGKSTITASLLYFLKDEYGLIAVDADAEAPNLGLLLGVELWEEERDHIGAKVARIETGSCIKCGICMERCPYGCIYIDDEGNYVVNELTCEGCNVCGLVCPVSGTITLEEVRSGVVRKATTRYGFPIISAQLDVGRPESGKLVTEEKEWAKRIMEEMNLEHMIVDSAAGIGCQVIASLGGADAAILIAEPTPASLSDVQRAYRVVQHFREPAYLIVNKADINPGFTALRDWAEAEGIPILGEIPYDGAIPRSMSLLKPIVEAFPESSASKALKKIAERIKGEILG; from the coding sequence ATGCAACTGGCGATTGCGAGCGGCAAGGGCGGCGTCGGAAAGAGCACGATAACTGCCTCACTTCTCTACTTCTTGAAGGACGAGTATGGGTTGATAGCCGTCGATGCCGATGCTGAGGCTCCGAACCTTGGCCTTCTCCTCGGTGTGGAGCTCTGGGAGGAGGAGAGGGATCACATAGGTGCCAAAGTCGCGAGGATAGAGACCGGGAGCTGCATAAAGTGTGGCATCTGCATGGAGAGGTGTCCCTACGGCTGCATCTACATCGATGATGAAGGCAACTATGTTGTAAACGAGCTCACCTGCGAGGGCTGCAACGTCTGCGGTCTCGTCTGTCCCGTCTCCGGCACGATAACTCTAGAGGAAGTTCGCTCCGGTGTTGTGCGGAAGGCCACGACCAGGTACGGCTTTCCGATAATCTCCGCACAGCTGGACGTCGGAAGGCCGGAGAGCGGCAAGCTCGTCACCGAGGAGAAGGAGTGGGCGAAGAGGATTATGGAAGAGATGAATCTGGAACATATGATCGTTGACAGTGCTGCAGGGATAGGCTGCCAGGTTATAGCCAGCCTCGGGGGCGCTGACGCGGCAATATTAATAGCTGAACCCACACCGGCGTCACTCTCTGATGTTCAGAGGGCCTACAGGGTCGTCCAGCACTTTAGGGAGCCGGCTTACCTTATCGTTAACAAGGCGGACATCAATCCGGGCTTCACCGCCCTGAGGGACTGGGCTGAAGCCGAGGGAATTCCGATACTCGGCGAGATACCCTATGACGGGGCCATTCCGAGGAGCATGAGCCTGCTTAAGCCGATCGTTGAGGCTTTCCCGGAGTCCAGCGCATCGAAAGCGCTCAAAAAAATCGCTGAGAGGATAAAAGGGGAGATCCTTGGGTAG
- a CDS encoding ATP-binding protein, producing MQIAVSGGKGGTGKSTVAINLAVALKNLGIDLTFADLDVEAPNDHLLLGVELVNEEPVDQFMPRFDYSECTKCRKCAEVCEEHAIITLKDGTPFLMPNLCSGCRACEIVCPVPGAIQEAFRVIGHTYVTETPYGFTLVTGKLKEGEERSMPLVVAAKRKAQELRKGILLVDTAAGTGNTVSKAVEFSDLLIAVTEPTPLGLHDTELILELGNLMEMPTWVVVNRSDLGEKERVYELADKYRAEVVAEIPYSENIVRSYVEGKPVVLTEYPEAQIFGGLARKVLEFLGGDE from the coding sequence TTGCAGATAGCGGTGAGCGGTGGAAAGGGAGGGACCGGGAAATCAACCGTTGCGATCAACCTTGCAGTAGCTCTCAAGAACCTTGGAATCGACCTGACGTTCGCTGATCTGGACGTTGAGGCACCGAACGACCACCTTTTGCTCGGCGTCGAGCTTGTCAATGAAGAGCCGGTGGATCAGTTCATGCCCCGCTTTGACTACTCTGAGTGTACGAAATGCCGCAAGTGCGCCGAGGTCTGCGAGGAGCACGCCATAATAACACTGAAGGACGGGACGCCCTTTCTCATGCCGAACCTCTGTTCGGGTTGCAGGGCCTGTGAGATAGTGTGCCCCGTTCCAGGAGCTATTCAGGAAGCATTCCGAGTCATAGGTCATACATACGTGACGGAGACGCCCTACGGATTTACCCTCGTCACCGGGAAGCTCAAGGAGGGCGAAGAGAGATCGATGCCGCTCGTCGTTGCGGCCAAGAGAAAGGCACAGGAGCTTCGGAAGGGGATTCTGCTTGTAGATACGGCTGCTGGAACAGGGAACACGGTTTCTAAGGCAGTGGAATTCTCGGATCTTCTCATAGCCGTTACCGAACCCACACCCCTTGGACTCCACGACACGGAGCTCATCCTTGAACTCGGGAACCTTATGGAGATGCCCACCTGGGTGGTCGTCAACCGCTCGGACCTCGGTGAGAAGGAGAGGGTCTATGAGCTTGCAGATAAATACAGGGCGGAGGTTGTCGCGGAGATCCCCTACAGCGAGAACATCGTGAGGAGCTACGTGGAGGGGAAGCCGGTGGTTCTGACGGAGTACCCTGAAGCCCAAATATTTGGGGGACTCGCCAGGAAGGTACTCGAGTTCCTTGGGGGTGATGAGTGA
- a CDS encoding radical SAM protein yields the protein MIAFGPVPSRRLGRSLGVNNIPDKICTYACVYCQIGKTLKMEIERRPFYEPELIFREVSEKVEEAIGRGERIDYITFVPDGEPTLDINLGREIDLIGQLGIKLATLTNASLIWREDVREDLLKLDLVSLKLDAVSETLWRRIDRPHRSLNLEKALDGMLDFGREFNGKLVTETMLIGDVDYGDEFERIAEFLKELKPDKVYIAVPTRPPAEPWVKPAGEEVVNHAFQIFAESLGEEHVEYLIGYEGNAFAFTGNVEEDLLSITAVHPMREEAVREFLRKANADWSVVEGLLAEDRLIELEYNGRRFYMRKLRSRE from the coding sequence ATGATAGCGTTCGGACCCGTACCTTCGAGGCGGCTTGGCCGCAGTCTCGGGGTGAACAACATCCCCGACAAAATCTGCACCTACGCCTGCGTCTACTGCCAGATTGGGAAGACCCTGAAGATGGAGATTGAAAGGAGACCGTTCTACGAGCCAGAGCTGATTTTTAGGGAAGTTTCTGAGAAAGTCGAGGAGGCAATCGGGCGCGGCGAGAGGATAGACTACATAACCTTTGTACCGGACGGCGAGCCAACCCTCGACATCAACCTCGGAAGGGAGATAGACCTCATCGGACAGCTTGGAATAAAGCTCGCCACTCTCACGAACGCTTCTTTAATCTGGCGTGAGGATGTGAGGGAGGATCTCCTCAAGCTGGACCTCGTCTCACTAAAGTTGGATGCCGTCAGCGAGACGCTGTGGAGGAGAATCGACAGGCCGCACAGGAGTTTAAACCTTGAAAAGGCCCTCGATGGGATGCTCGACTTTGGTAGGGAGTTCAATGGAAAGCTCGTCACGGAGACGATGCTCATCGGTGATGTGGACTACGGTGATGAGTTTGAGCGGATAGCTGAATTTTTAAAGGAGCTGAAGCCGGATAAAGTCTACATAGCCGTTCCCACGAGGCCACCGGCTGAGCCTTGGGTGAAACCTGCCGGGGAGGAGGTCGTAAACCATGCCTTTCAGATCTTTGCAGAGTCCCTGGGTGAGGAGCACGTTGAGTACCTGATAGGCTACGAGGGCAACGCCTTTGCATTCACCGGGAACGTCGAGGAAGACCTGCTCAGCATCACGGCCGTTCACCCGATGCGTGAGGAAGCAGTTAGGGAGTTCCTGCGGAAGGCGAACGCGGACTGGAGTGTAGTTGAGGGGCTTCTGGCTGAGGACAGGCTCATAGAACTCGAGTACAATGGCAGAAGGTTTTACATGAGGAAGTTGAGGAGCAGGGAATGA
- a CDS encoding DUF364 domain-containing protein, with protein sequence MFLSRIKGKALKLADGIELVDFGFALPYTWVLVSGPKCKALGVAMTLPEEVQRYRNPISEPSIDAFIEKADSLNVIERTLGLAAINAVSQYHIDLNNARWVDVLELLHENTEKVALIGNMPPLAEALRERGFNVFVFERNARLWDRETFSDALEYHLLPEMDAVIASASCLVNGTINMLIDRARKAELFILTGPTGQLLPEFLRGTRVTHLAAMKVVDMERALLGLKLGSFKGFEDGNRKYVVEVP encoded by the coding sequence TTGTTCCTAAGCCGTATCAAAGGGAAAGCTCTGAAGCTTGCCGATGGTATTGAACTCGTGGATTTCGGCTTCGCCCTTCCGTACACGTGGGTTCTGGTGAGCGGACCTAAATGTAAAGCGCTGGGGGTTGCGATGACCCTACCGGAGGAAGTCCAGCGCTACAGGAATCCGATAAGCGAGCCGTCAATTGATGCTTTCATAGAAAAGGCCGACAGTCTGAACGTGATAGAGAGAACCCTTGGCCTGGCTGCCATAAACGCGGTCTCTCAGTACCACATAGACCTGAACAACGCCCGGTGGGTTGATGTCCTTGAGCTCCTGCACGAGAACACTGAAAAAGTCGCATTAATAGGCAACATGCCGCCGCTGGCCGAGGCCCTGCGCGAGAGGGGCTTCAACGTTTTCGTCTTCGAGCGGAACGCCAGACTCTGGGACAGGGAAACCTTTAGCGATGCCCTGGAGTATCATCTTCTACCGGAGATGGATGCAGTGATAGCGAGCGCGAGCTGCCTAGTCAATGGAACGATTAACATGCTCATCGATAGGGCGAGGAAGGCAGAGCTCTTCATCCTTACGGGACCAACGGGCCAGCTTCTCCCGGAGTTTCTAAGGGGAACGCGCGTTACACACCTAGCCGCGATGAAGGTTGTCGATATGGAGAGGGCCCTTCTCGGTCTCAAGCTCGGTTCTTTCAAGGGCTTTGAAGACGGGAACAGGAAGTACGTGGTGGAGGTGCCGTGA
- a CDS encoding CGGC domain-containing protein yields the protein MPKMVKIGIIICDRYRTCAGGKCFRALREREGAFSIYKGQDVEVVGYTTCGGCPGGNIEYAPAEMKKNGAEVIHLATGFLVGYPPCPWIDYFKRFIEEKYGLKVVLGTHPIPQKYYTTHRALGTWDSPDWEEKLKYVICDEATRRKYD from the coding sequence ATGCCGAAAATGGTGAAGATTGGGATTATAATTTGTGACCGCTACCGCACCTGTGCGGGCGGCAAGTGTTTTAGGGCGCTGAGGGAACGCGAGGGGGCCTTCAGCATTTACAAGGGGCAGGATGTTGAGGTTGTCGGGTACACCACCTGCGGGGGCTGCCCTGGAGGGAACATCGAGTATGCCCCAGCGGAGATGAAGAAGAACGGTGCCGAGGTGATACACCTTGCGACGGGCTTTCTGGTGGGCTATCCACCCTGTCCCTGGATAGACTATTTTAAGAGGTTCATCGAGGAGAAATACGGCCTCAAGGTCGTCCTTGGAACCCATCCAATACCTCAGAAATACTACACGACCCACAGAGCTTTGGGCACGTGGGACTCACCCGACTGGGAGGAAAAACTGAAGTACGTCATCTGTGACGAGGCCACCAGAAGGAAATACGACTGA
- the modA gene encoding molybdate ABC transporter substrate-binding protein has translation MKNVKAPFLVLVLIGAVIGAGCISSAHASTKGKPFEGQTLTVCSGAGLMKPMNGLISLFENETGAKVEVHYGGSSEVFGVLQTTCGCDVFIPGAWYYTEGAMKKGYILNSTVRNVTEHVPVIAVPKGNPKGIHSLEDLAKPGVRVVLGDPKACAIGKVAKKILEKNGLWDEVKPNVVVFTPTVNQILIYISTGQADAAIIWEDMVTWAQAKGKIEVIQIPGEQNSIKTIPTAVTTCAKKDGHVEVAKAFNEFVANHTEIWEKWGFRPWKG, from the coding sequence ATGAAGAACGTTAAAGCCCCCTTCCTCGTTCTGGTTCTTATCGGCGCCGTCATCGGCGCCGGCTGTATAAGCTCCGCACACGCCTCAACGAAGGGGAAACCCTTTGAAGGTCAGACCCTCACCGTCTGCTCCGGAGCGGGTCTAATGAAGCCGATGAACGGGCTGATAAGCCTCTTCGAGAACGAGACTGGCGCGAAGGTCGAAGTGCACTACGGCGGGAGCAGCGAAGTCTTTGGCGTCCTGCAGACGACCTGCGGCTGCGATGTCTTCATCCCAGGGGCCTGGTACTACACGGAGGGGGCGATGAAGAAGGGCTACATCCTCAACAGCACAGTTAGAAACGTCACGGAGCACGTTCCGGTCATAGCGGTTCCGAAGGGCAATCCAAAGGGGATTCACTCCCTTGAAGACCTCGCGAAGCCGGGGGTTAGAGTCGTCCTCGGCGACCCGAAGGCCTGCGCCATCGGCAAGGTCGCCAAGAAGATACTCGAGAAGAACGGCCTCTGGGATGAAGTGAAGCCTAACGTCGTGGTTTTCACACCGACTGTTAATCAGATTCTCATCTACATATCCACTGGACAGGCCGATGCTGCGATAATCTGGGAGGACATGGTTACGTGGGCCCAAGCAAAGGGCAAAATCGAAGTTATCCAAATACCTGGAGAACAGAACTCGATTAAGACAATTCCAACCGCGGTAACAACCTGTGCAAAGAAGGACGGCCACGTTGAGGTGGCGAAGGCCTTCAACGAGTTCGTAGCGAACCATACAGAAATCTGGGAGAAGTGGGGGTTCAGGCCGTGGAAAGGCTGA